One bacterium DNA window includes the following coding sequences:
- a CDS encoding sigma-70 family RNA polymerase sigma factor, whose translation MAQPGIIRPGQYTPEELARYEAIVHRYARHVYNIAYRMVGNEADARDLSQEAFLRVYRALRRVEPGAPLESWLYRIVSNLYIDLLRKRPRSRVESLDVPMDTPRGEVLREFPDSTSSPEAILEREHLDGAIQRALGTLSEELRLVVVLSDIEGFAYEEIAAILRVPLGTVKSRLHRARQILQQRLAPYIEARKRGWEG comes from the coding sequence ATGGCGCAACCTGGCATCATCCGCCCGGGACAGTACACGCCGGAAGAGCTGGCGCGCTACGAGGCCATCGTGCACCGCTACGCGCGCCACGTGTACAACATCGCCTACCGGATGGTGGGCAACGAGGCGGACGCCAGAGACCTGTCTCAAGAAGCGTTCCTGCGCGTCTACCGAGCGTTGCGGCGCGTCGAGCCCGGGGCCCCGCTGGAGAGCTGGCTCTACCGGATCGTCAGCAACCTGTATATCGACCTTCTCCGGAAGCGCCCCCGGTCCCGGGTGGAGTCGCTCGACGTGCCGATGGACACTCCGCGCGGTGAAGTGCTGCGGGAGTTCCCCGACAGCACCTCGAGCCCGGAAGCGATCTTGGAGCGGGAACACCTCGACGGCGCGATCCAGCGCGCGTTGGGAACGCTCAGCGAGGAGCTCAGGTTGGTCGTGGTGCTGAGTGATATCGAAGGGTTTGCGTACGAGGAGATCGCCGCGATCCTGCGCGTGCCGCTCGGGACGGTGAAGTCCCGCCTGCATCGGGCGCGGCAGATTCTCCAGCAGCGGTTGGCGCCGTACATCGAGGCCCGGAAGCGAGGATGGGAGGGATGA
- a CDS encoding zf-HC2 domain-containing protein has translation MKLNHHRAGHLLSPYLDGELLPQEAVAVQDHLLECAVCRAAYDRLRATKTLLGELPVAEPPAEFWTTLRAPRGSWFPLRTPLPLRWPALRRRVAWVAAAGIVVLALALAPWIKGSVDRLHAAEIGVDLYVREHALQMSTQPLTDRAFLGVVAGDSDLVLVGESARPGETAP, from the coding sequence ATGAAGCTCAATCATCACCGCGCGGGGCACCTCCTCTCGCCGTACCTTGACGGCGAGCTGCTCCCCCAGGAAGCGGTCGCGGTCCAGGACCACCTCCTGGAGTGTGCCGTGTGCCGCGCGGCCTATGATCGTCTCCGCGCCACCAAGACGCTCCTGGGCGAGCTGCCGGTCGCGGAGCCCCCGGCCGAGTTCTGGACTACCCTGCGGGCGCCCCGGGGGTCCTGGTTCCCACTAAGGACGCCGCTCCCGCTGCGCTGGCCGGCGCTTCGCCGCCGGGTCGCATGGGTCGCCGCCGCGGGGATTGTGGTGCTCGCCCTGGCTCTGGCCCCGTGGATCAAAGGCAGCGTGGACCGGCTGCACGCCGCCGAGATCGGGGTGGATCTGTACGTTCGCGAGCACGCGCTCCAGATGAGCACCCAGCCGTTGACCGATCGGGCGTTTCTCGGCGTGGTCGCAGGCGACTCGGACCTGGTGCTCGTGGGGGAGTCGGCTCGCCCCGGG
- the leuS gene encoding leucine--tRNA ligase has protein sequence MGDTYDPKHIEAKWQARWDADGLYRTRDDPSRPKFYFLTMYPYPSGDLHLGHWYPMTPSDTKARYLRMRGYNVLFPIGFDAFGLPAENAAIQHGIHPYKWTIANIERMRGQLRSMGAMFDWSREIVTCQPEYYTWNQWFFLKFYEAGLAYRAFAAVDWCPNDNTTLAREQVIGPDRVCERCGTPVIKKDLEQWFFRITRYADELLDFSKMDWPERVQTLQRNWIGRSDGAEIVYTSERGDPITVFTTRPDTLYGATFLVLAPEHPLVEKLTTPEHRAEVAAYVHRARRQSEIERLAEDREKTGVFIGAFARHPLTNARIPIYIGDYVLLTYGTGAIHAVPAHDTRDFAFARKYRLPIPVVIAPPDWDGKPLPEAYVGEGVMVNSGPFDGTPSDEGRARVTEALERAGRGKAAVTYRLRDWLISRQRYWGTPIPIIYCPGCGPVPVPYSDLPVVLPEDSQFLPTGESPLKLDERFRRTRCPRCGGAAERETDTMDTFVDSSWYQYRYLSPHDGDRPFDPAEARIWVPVDQYTGGIEHAVLHLMYTRFFTKAMRDMGLLSFDEPMLRLFNQGHILGADGNKMSKSRGNVANPDDYVGTMGADTVRTYLMFIGPWDGGGPWNPQGIEGLHRFLHRVWHLVVDAAPPGPGGADGAATVRRVTHQTVKRVTDDLEAFRFNTALAALMECTNALYRAREQGAAGTEEWSPALRTMVLMLAPFAPHLAEELWAQLGESYSVHQQAWPAWDPEAVREDTVTLVLQVNGRVRDRVQVPAGLDEAHLRETALASEKVRKFIDGMQVQDVIVVRGKLVNVVVR, from the coding sequence ATGGGCGACACCTACGATCCCAAGCACATCGAGGCGAAGTGGCAGGCCCGCTGGGACGCGGACGGGCTGTACCGCACCCGCGACGACCCGAGCCGGCCCAAGTTCTATTTCCTGACGATGTACCCGTATCCCAGCGGGGACCTGCACCTGGGTCACTGGTACCCGATGACGCCGTCGGACACCAAGGCCCGCTACCTCCGGATGCGGGGTTACAACGTGCTCTTTCCCATCGGGTTCGACGCCTTTGGGCTGCCGGCGGAGAACGCGGCGATCCAGCACGGCATCCATCCATACAAGTGGACGATTGCCAACATCGAGCGCATGCGTGGACAACTGCGCTCGATGGGCGCGATGTTCGACTGGTCTCGGGAGATCGTCACCTGTCAACCCGAGTACTACACCTGGAACCAGTGGTTTTTCCTGAAGTTCTACGAGGCGGGGCTGGCGTACCGTGCCTTCGCGGCGGTCGATTGGTGTCCCAACGACAACACGACGCTCGCCCGCGAGCAGGTCATCGGGCCCGATCGCGTCTGCGAACGCTGCGGGACGCCGGTCATCAAGAAAGACCTCGAGCAGTGGTTCTTCCGGATCACCCGGTACGCGGACGAGTTGCTCGACTTCAGCAAGATGGACTGGCCGGAGCGGGTGCAGACGCTCCAGCGCAACTGGATCGGCCGGAGCGACGGCGCGGAGATTGTCTACACGAGTGAGCGGGGCGACCCGATCACGGTGTTCACGACGCGCCCCGACACGCTGTACGGCGCCACGTTCCTCGTGCTGGCACCCGAGCATCCCTTGGTGGAGAAGCTCACGACGCCCGAGCACCGGGCCGAGGTTGCCGCCTACGTCCATCGTGCCCGGCGCCAGTCGGAGATCGAGCGGCTGGCCGAGGATCGCGAGAAGACCGGCGTCTTCATCGGGGCGTTCGCGCGCCATCCGCTGACCAACGCCCGAATCCCCATCTACATCGGAGATTACGTCCTCTTGACGTATGGCACCGGGGCCATTCACGCGGTGCCGGCGCACGATACTCGCGACTTCGCGTTCGCCCGCAAGTACCGGCTGCCGATCCCGGTGGTGATCGCCCCCCCCGACTGGGACGGCAAACCCCTCCCCGAGGCGTATGTCGGTGAGGGCGTGATGGTCAACTCGGGCCCGTTCGACGGGACGCCGAGCGACGAGGGGCGCGCGCGTGTGACCGAGGCGCTCGAGCGAGCCGGCCGCGGCAAGGCCGCCGTGACGTACCGGCTGCGAGACTGGTTGATCAGCCGGCAACGATATTGGGGGACCCCGATTCCCATCATCTATTGTCCGGGGTGCGGCCCGGTTCCGGTTCCGTACTCAGATCTGCCCGTAGTGCTCCCGGAGGACTCGCAGTTCCTCCCCACAGGCGAATCGCCGCTCAAGCTCGACGAACGGTTTCGGCGCACGCGCTGCCCGCGGTGCGGGGGCGCGGCCGAGCGCGAGACCGACACGATGGACACCTTCGTCGATTCGTCCTGGTACCAGTACCGATATCTGAGCCCCCACGACGGCGACCGCCCGTTTGACCCTGCCGAGGCCCGAATCTGGGTTCCGGTCGATCAATACACCGGCGGCATTGAGCATGCGGTGCTGCACCTGATGTACACCCGGTTCTTTACGAAGGCCATGCGCGACATGGGGTTGCTGTCGTTCGATGAGCCGATGCTCCGGCTGTTCAACCAAGGACACATCCTCGGGGCCGACGGCAACAAGATGAGCAAGTCACGCGGGAACGTGGCCAATCCGGACGACTATGTCGGCACCATGGGTGCCGATACGGTCCGGACCTATCTCATGTTCATTGGACCGTGGGACGGCGGAGGCCCGTGGAACCCCCAGGGCATCGAGGGATTGCACCGGTTCCTCCATCGGGTCTGGCATTTAGTGGTCGACGCGGCGCCGCCCGGCCCGGGCGGCGCCGACGGCGCGGCGACCGTGCGCCGGGTCACCCACCAGACGGTCAAGCGGGTCACCGACGACCTCGAGGCGTTCCGGTTCAATACGGCGCTCGCGGCGCTGATGGAGTGTACCAATGCGCTCTACCGGGCCCGTGAGCAGGGCGCGGCGGGGACAGAGGAATGGTCGCCCGCGCTGCGGACCATGGTGCTCATGCTGGCCCCGTTCGCGCCGCACCTCGCCGAAGAGCTCTGGGCACAGCTGGGAGAGTCGTACAGCGTGCACCAGCAGGCCTGGCCCGCGTGGGATCCGGAGGCGGTGCGGGAGGACACGGTCACGCTCGTGCTGCAGGTGAACGGCCGGGTCCGGGATCGGGTCCAGGTGCCGGCCGGCCTGGACGAGGCGCATCTGCGGGAGACCGCCCTCGCGAGCGAAAAGGTGCGAAAGTTCATCGACGGGATGCAGGTTCAGGACGTGATCGTGGTCCGCGGGAAACTTGTGAACGTCGTGGTGCGCTGA